The genomic DNA agTAAAAAGCCCAGCATACTAAAGACTAAAAATCTCAACGTTCTCCGATGTTAAAAATTAAAGCCCATCTGCTTGCTTGAAAACCAAATGTACATCCAGCGGAAATAGTTAGACAGTAACAACGTATTGACACAAAAGTCTGTTCAGTTTGGCTTGGATGCATAATTTACCTGATGTGAACGATTTTCTGTATGGCTTCGACTAGAGAGATGACTGGTGAAACTTTTGAAGCCTTGGCCACCAATATGATTGCATATTAAGCAATACCAGCTGGCAGATTCACCCCTATCCTCTTCAAGAGCCGCCCCTGAATCTGGGAAAGGTGGGGAAGTAGCTAGTTCAGCAACAGGTTCGCTAGTTATTTCAACAACACtgtgagagagtgagagagtgagaAACACACACCTGCTGCCAGAAGAGAGCTTCCCCAGAGGACGGAGTCTTGTTTAGGAGAAGTATAGGAAAAGGGCCGGAAAATGTTGTATCCACTCGGAGGTAGAGGGAAGCCTCTCGGATGGCATATGCCCAAAATA from Camelina sativa cultivar DH55 chromosome 2, Cs, whole genome shotgun sequence includes the following:
- the LOC104712031 gene encoding uncharacterized protein LOC104712031; this translates as MSRWISTNPPPANILGICHPRGFPLPPSGYNIFRPFSYTSPKQDSVLWGSSLLAADSGAALEEDRGESASWYCLICNHIGGQGFKSFTSHLSSRSHTENRSHQGKSSKKRRT